GGGACAGACAAATGGTTATTGCCGCCGTCAATGTGGTCTTACCATGGTCTACGTGACCGATGGTTCCAATGTTTACGTGCGGTTTGTTGCGCTCAAATTTTGCCTTGGCCATTTTATTTTCCTCCTTTTTTTCTTGACGTTACAAAAAATTAACCAAAATTCTTGGCAATAATATCTTGGGCAATACTTTGCGGCACCTCTTCATAATGGCTGAACTGCATGGTATAGGTACCCCTACCTTGAGTGCGGGACCTGAGCTCGGTAGCGTATCCAAACATTTCAGACAGTGGGACATAGCCGTGAATAACCTGGGTGTTGCCCCTTGGTTCCATTTCTTCGACCCTTCCCCTACGGGCATTGATATCGCCAATAACGTCACCCATATACTCTTCATTAACTACTACTTCGATTTTCATGAAAGGCTCTAAGAGGACAGGCCGGGCCCTTTTAACCGCTTCTCGCAGAGCCATGCTGCCTGCAACTTTAAAAGCAATTTCCGAAGAGTCAACATCGTGATAGGAGCCGTCAACCAGAGTTGCCTTCACATCGACCATTTGATACCCGGCCACGGTTCCGTTTTCCAGGGCCTCCCGCACACCGGCATTTACTGCGGGAATATATTCCTTGGGAACAGAGCCACCGACAATCTTATTGACGAATTCATAACCCAATCCCGGTTCTCTGGGCTCTATTTCTAAGACCACGTGACCGTATTGTCCCCGGCCACCACTCTGCCTAACGAACTTTCCTTCGGCCTTTGTGCTCTTTCGAATAGTCTCTTTGTAAGAAACTTGCGGGCGACCGACATTGGCTTCTACTTTGAATTCACGGAAAAGCCGGTCTACAATTACTTCCAAATGCAACTCGCCCATCCCTCTGATTATGGTCTGGCCGGTTTCTTCATCCACATGAACCTTAAAAGTGGGATCTTCTTCTCCCAACTTCTGCAGGGCCACTGTCATCTTATCCTGGTCTGTCTTGGTTTTAGGCTCAATGGCCACTGATATCACAGGCTCAGGAAATTCCATGGACTCAAGAATGATAGTGTCATCTTCGCTGCACAGGGTATCACCGGTACCGGTAAATTTTAACCCAATGGCGGCTACAATATCTCCGGCATAAACCTGGGTAATTTCTTCCCTGTGATTGGCATGCATCCGCAGGATGCGGCCTAGCCGCTCACGCTTACCCTTGGTCGAGTTAAGGACATGAGAACCAGCCTTGGCCGTACCGGAATACACTCGAAAGAAGGTAAGCCTTCCCACATAAGGATCTGTCATTATCTTAAAAGCCAGCGCAGAAAAAGGACCGTCATCTTTGGCTGAACGAGCAGCTTCATCATCGGTATCGGGCTTAATCCCCTCCACGGCGGCAACATCCGAAGGAGCCGGCATATAAT
This sequence is a window from Bacillota bacterium. Protein-coding genes within it:
- the fusA gene encoding elongation factor G, giving the protein MARQFPLQKTRNIGIMAHIDAGKTTTTERILFYTGRVHKLGEVHDGAATMDWMIQEQERGITITSAATTCHWRDHCVNIIDTPGHVDFTVEVERSLRVLDGAVAVFCSVGGVEPQSETVWRQADKYGVPRIGFINKMDRIGADFYRGMEMIKSRLGANPVALQLPIGSEDNFRGLVDLVEQRAFLYLDDLGREFKEIDVPEDMVEIVAKYRDILLENVAESDDQIMMKYLEGEDLTPEEIKRGIRKSTLDVQIVPLLCGSAFKNKGVQPLLDAIVDYMPAPSDVAAVEGIKPDTDDEAARSAKDDGPFSALAFKIMTDPYVGRLTFFRVYSGTAKAGSHVLNSTKGKRERLGRILRMHANHREEITQVYAGDIVAAIGLKFTGTGDTLCSEDDTIILESMEFPEPVISVAIEPKTKTDQDKMTVALQKLGEEDPTFKVHVDEETGQTIIRGMGELHLEVIVDRLFREFKVEANVGRPQVSYKETIRKSTKAEGKFVRQSGGRGQYGHVVLEIEPREPGLGYEFVNKIVGGSVPKEYIPAVNAGVREALENGTVAGYQMVDVKATLVDGSYHDVDSSEIAFKVAGSMALREAVKRARPVLLEPFMKIEVVVNEEYMGDVIGDINARRGRVEEMEPRGNTQVIHGYVPLSEMFGYATELRSRTQGRGTYTMQFSHYEEVPQSIAQDIIAKNFG